The Anoplolepis gracilipes chromosome 14, ASM4749672v1, whole genome shotgun sequence genome includes a window with the following:
- the Cnn gene encoding uncharacterized protein Cnn isoform X3 codes for MQLSGNTKAYGENFSEDKTGATMARSGSCGGGGGGGGGVGYGRTMKEYEDELSNLKKENFQLKLRIYFLEEKNPGRSGISSSDEDIIKTNVELKDELEKLRKELKEKQVLLNQAATAFKLYEEQKAKTQDQYQQLLETEREKVAKLEKELAEQREGELDASAYYTGTFGTTPEQALKNAEKLRQMEELVASLETEVKQTTVTLEEERYWAEELENERDQFRQQLDMQTQLREKQDCERMRSIEKLREEVKELKEELLKKDSIVQQYKDDLSERDRLLKQKNTILEEKCRMYEELNQVSEKRKKQIVQLRTSVKTRDDALAEINNKHRTLLSQCENYGKRSPPNSPSTTLSAEYLPLFVGQNTTKYDAFDRELNSKENTICLSSSLGRDGKEVRQLIKELEERDNELKRQEEIRKQLILKLCNAQKQIENSEQKLKKVEGEQEKALKAIQGFVQREQQIQDIYSRKEQQILELETELRKRKNNHDLVSLKDLGIKNVDNSENDSCEQQRFEEMESKINDLREQIETIKAEKSLLEKRTQVESEELQERLHDKEQRIEFLETEKQIITEKLKDKIAELDKLKHTETNSVNEVTTTDHHNDTPRRDELLEQLNQRNLEIEEKNRKIEQLTKELQVTTQNLQKLVNTELWSKNKEIAKLHNHMTASYGHDKSRNKSETVQEADNSQLTNLIRELNEIGVKVNFADETVQLSYINGNETVNVKTLDKYVQRLTSQRNELEKEVDYLKWLKLVAKPDIAAEIDGCGNETERAKKYCELLRTHLKDLVKFMKEMLQSADRADTVGNEHKKIVLDVLLSSKILSNDFVRALEGMTVQDSVVANDRTDGSVRRSRSENIAEMAKNQASQSDSETFSEPDRTVSMARIGLQEMQYKNPSRSRFTKYTKAYSDSEDSADYVPYYKTYQNDLNDLDTSYQIQELKETNNMLYSELSALRNDLVTKVSFDCAIDEKLTLFIAKLEKSQRFCEKLQASLEKRIHEFHMLKKESKQNSFRKTQMEKKINDVEQMANEMTKQKTEFLQYKENEKKTKETLLILNKENEAMREGMKRLEEENETAKSTISILRKDLDHLTLSNSQILVENTKLTNDNIRLEQEMRKMETRYDVTVRSLHDKFSKEIFDLNQINDSHRTRVQELEATNKEFRRHMAVCEASDSAPSSSGVSSIPTDATLKQTCDILHEYQPYNNLQYWQSTNYYTLGGRSKSSCSPDLGIESDAAVTTIRPLKDTLKITESMTNLLSDEDSGNGNHRARDTNSESPLPIEGLDEVETLKQENEALKRRLMKTRRALEDTFEHLSASNKNKKNVEKAIIKQLMITRNVLKKTRTFDEPSDN; via the exons ATGCAAttaa GTGGAAACACAAAAGCATATggtgaaaatttttctgaggACAAAACCGGTGCGACGATGGCGCGATCGGGAAGTtgcggaggaggaggaggtggCGGTGGTGGAGTGGGTTATGGCAGAACTATGAAAGAATACGAGGATGAGCTGAGCAActtgaaaaaggaaaattttcaaCTAAAATTACGAATCTATTTtctggaagaaaaaaatccgGGAAGAAGTGGCATCAGTTCCTCCGATGAAGATATAATCAAGACGAACGTGGAATTAaag GACGAGTTGGAAAAATTAAGGAAGGAATTGAAGGAGAAACAAGTTCTTCTCAATCAGGCAGCCACAGCTTTCAAGTTATATGAAGAACAAAAAGCAAAGACTCAAGATCAATATCAACAATTACTTGAAACAGAGCGGGAAAAAGTAGCAAAACTCGAAAaag AGTTAGCGGAGCAGCGTGAAGGAGAGTTAGATGCATCCGCGTATTACACAGGAACATTCGGTACCACTCCAGAACAGGCGTTgaaaaatgcagaaaaattGCGACAGATGGAAGAATTAGTGGCTTCTCTTGAAACAGAG GTGAAACAGACAACTGTCACTTTAGAAGAAGAACGTTACTGGGCGGAGGAACTTGAGAACGAGAGGGACCAATTCAGACAGCAGTTGGATATGCAAACGCAACTCCGAGAGAAGCAGGACTGTGAGCGAATGCGAAGCATTGAGAAACTTCGTGAAGAAGTAAAGGAGTTAAAGGAAGAATTACTTAAGAAGGACTCCATTGTACAACAGTACAAAGACGATCTCAGTGAACGGGACAGGTTGCTGAAGCAGAAGAATACCATACTGGAGGAAAAATGTCGAATGTACGAAGAACTTAACCAAGTGtccgagaaaagaaaaaagcagATCGTTCAATTGAGGACATCTGTGAAAACGCGTGATGACGCCCTTGCAGAAATCAATAATAAGCATCGTACATTGTTATCGCAG TGCGAAAATTATGGTAAGCGTTCGCCGCCTAATAGTCCTTCGACTACACTATCTGCCGAATATTTACCGTTGTTTGTGGGGCAAAATACAACTAAATATGATGCTTTTGATCGCGAATTGaattcaaaagaaaatacaatatgtTTGAGTTCATCTTTAGGCAGAGATGGCAAAGAGGTCAGACAGTTAATCAAG GAATTGGAAGAGCGggataatgaattaaaacGGCAGGAAGAGATCAGAAaacaattgatattaaaattgtgcAATGCTCAGAAGCAGATAGAAAATTCAgagcaaaaattgaaaaaagtagAAGGCGAGCAAGAAAAAGCCCTTAAAGCGATACAAGGCTTTGTTCAACGCGAACAACAAATCCAAGATATATATTCTCGTAAAGAACAACAAATTCTGGAACTGGAAACAGAATtgcgtaaaagaaaaaacaatcaTGATCTTGTTTCATTGAAGGACCTCGGCATCAAGAATGTGGACAACTCTGAAAATGATTCCTGTGAACAG CAACGTTTCGAAGAAATGGAAAGCAAGATCAACGACCTACGGGAGCAAATCGAAACAATAAAAGCTGAGAAGAGTCTGTTGGAGAAACGGACGCAAGTTGAGTCTGAG GAACTTCAAGAACGTCTTCACGATAAAGAGCAAAGAATCGAGTTTCTGGAGACAGAGAAACAGATTATTACAGAAAAGTTGAAGGATAAAATCGCCGAGCTTGACAAGCTGAAGCACACCGAGACGAACAGTGTTAATGAAGTTACTACTACCGATCATCACAATGATACTCCACGAAGAGATGAATTGCTCGAGCAACTGAATCAACGAAATCTAGAAATCGAGgagaaaaatcgtaaaatcgAGCAACTGACGAAGGAGCTGCAGGTGACGACTCAGAATCTCCAGAAGCTGGTCAACACAGAGCTCTGGAgtaagaataaagaaattgcCAAGCTGCACAATCATATGACAGCATCATATGGCCACGACAAGAGTCGTAATAAATCCGAAACCGTCCAGGAAGCCGATAATTCACAGCTGACAAATCTGATTCGCGAGTTGAATGAGATCGGTGTTAAAGTGAATTTTGCGGATGAAACTGTTCAACTTAGTTACATTAACGGGAATGAAACGGTGAATGTGAAGACGTTAGATAAATACGTTCAGAGATTGACAAGTCAGCGAAATGAACTGGAGAAGGAAGTGGACTATCTGAAGTGGCTGAAACTCGTAGCGAAGCCTGATATCGCTGCGGAAATCGACGGTTGCGGCAACGAGACGGAACGGGCGAAAAAATACTGCGAGCTGCTGCGTACGCATCTAAAGGACTTGGTGAAATTCATGAAAGAGATGCTGCAGAGCGCTGATCGCGCAGACACCGTTGGTAACGAGCACAAGAAGATTGTGCTGGATGTTTTGCTCAGCTCTAAGATACTATCGAACGATTTCGTGCGTGCTCTTGAAGGCATGACCGTGCAGGATAGTGTGGTCGCGAACGATAGAACGGATGGTTCCGTGAGAAGGAGTCGGTCTGAAAACATCGCGGAGATGGCGAAGAATCAGGCATCGCAGTCGGATTCTGAGACGTTTTCCGAACCCGACCGAACCGTCTCCATGGCTAGAATCGGCCTGCAGGAAATGCAGTACAAAAATCCGAGCCGTTCcagatttacaaaatatacgaAGGCCTACAGCGATTCCGAAGACTCCGCAGACTATGTGCCTTACTATAAGACTTATCAGAATGATTTGAATGATTTGGACACGAGCTACCAAATACAAGAGctgaaagaaacaaataacatGCTGTATTCTGAGCTTAGCGCCCTAAGGAATGATCTGGTTACAAAAGTCTCTTTCGATTGT gcaattgatgaaaaattaacTCTATTCATTGCAAAATTGGAGAAGTCCCAAAGGTTCTGTGAAAAGTTACAAGCTTCCTTGGAAAAGAGAATACACGAATTTCACATGTTAAAAAAGGAGAGCAAACAGAATAGCTTTCGCAAAACGCAAATGGAGAAAAAGATCAATGACGTTGAACAAATGGCAAACGAAATGACAAAACAGAAAActgaatttttacaatataaagaaaacgAGAAGAAGACCAAGGAAACTCTATTAATTCTCAACAAGGAGAATGAAGCG atgCGAGAAGGAATGAAACGACTGGAAGAAGAAAACGAAACTGCCAAATCAACCATATCTATCTTGAGGAAAGATCTGGATCATCTCACTCTTTCGAATAGTCAGATACTCGTGGAGAATACCAAGTTGACAAACGACAATATAAGACTTGAACAAGAAATGAGGAAAATGGAGACTCGATACGACGTGACTGTTCGTTCGTTGCATGATAAATTCAGCAAAGAG ATATTTGATCTCAATCAGATCAATGATTCGCACCGAACAAGAGTGCAAGAACTCGAAGCAACGAATAAAGAGTTCAGGAGACACATGGCAGTGTGCGAAGCTAGCGATTCTGCACCGAGCTCGAGCGGCGTGTCGTCTATACCTACGGACGCCACGCTCAAACAAACCTGCGATATTCTACATGAATATCAACCTTATAAC aactTACAGTATTGGCAGTCGACAAATTATTACACGCTTGGAGGGCGTAGTAAGTCCAGTTGTTCGCCAGATTTAGGAATAGAAAGTGACGCCGCCGTTACTACAATAAGGCCTTTGAAAGACACATTAAAGATCACAGAATCTATGACTAACTTATTAAGTGATGAAGATAGTGGAAATGGTAATCATAGAGCTCGAGATACAAATAGTGAAAGTCCATTACCAATAGAAG gtcTTGATGAAGTAGAAACTTTGAAACAAGAGAATGAAGCATTAAAACGAAGACTGATGAAAACTAGAAGAGCGCTAGAGGACACGTTTGAGCATCTATCAGCttcaaataagaataaaaaaaacgttgAAAAAGCGATAATAAAGCAACTTATGATTACTAGAAATGTCCTAAAAAAAACGCGGACATTCGATGAACCTTCGGACAATTAA
- the Cnn gene encoding uncharacterized protein Cnn isoform X5 yields MLLGGCRYSTQNQNVPSTRSSTWGSYSRNTNNMPLQDITMSQTMPLTNGGNTKAYGENFSEDKTGATMARSGSCGGGGGGGGGVGYGRTMKEYEDELSNLKKENFQLKLRIYFLEEKNPGRSGISSSDEDIIKTNVELKDELEKLRKELKEKQVLLNQAATAFKLYEEQKAKTQDQYQQLLETEREKVAKLEKELAEQREGELDASAYYTGTFGTTPEQALKNAEKLRQMEELVASLETEVKQTTVTLEEERYWAEELENERDQFRQQLDMQTQLREKQDCERMRSIEKLREEVKELKEELLKKDSIVQQYKDDLSERDRLLKQKNTILEEKCRMYEELNQVSEKRKKQIVQLRTSVKTRDDALAEINNKHRTLLSQCENYGKRSPPNSPSTTLSAEYLPLFVGQNTTKYDAFDRELNSKENTICLSSSLGRDGKEVRQLIKELEERDNELKRQEEIRKQLILKLCNAQKQIENSEQKLKKVEGEQEKALKAIQGFVQREQQIQDIYSRKEQQILELETELRKRKNNHDLVSLKDLGIKNVDNSENDSCEQQRFEEMESKINDLREQIETIKAEKSLLEKRTQVESEELQERLHDKEQRIEFLETEKQIITEKLKDKIAELDKLKHTETNSVNEVTTTDHHNDTPRRDELLEQLNQRNLEIEEKNRKIEQLTKELQVTTQNLQKLVNTELWSKNKEIAKLHNHMTASYGHDKSRNKSETVQEADNSQLTNLIRELNEIGVKVNFADETVQLSYINGNETVNVKTLDKYVQRLTSQRNELEKEVDYLKWLKLVAKPDIAAEIDGCGNETERAKKYCELLRTHLKDLVKFMKEMLQSADRADTVGNEHKKIVLDVLLSSKILSNDFVRALEGMTVQDSVVANDRTDGSVRRSRSENIAEMAKNQASQSDSETFSEPDRTVSMARIGLQEMQYKNPSRSRFTKYTKAYSDSEDSADYVPYYKTYQNDLNDLDTSYQIQELKETNNMLYSELSALRNDLVTKVSFDCAIDEKLTLFIAKLEKSQRFCEKLQASLEKRIHEFHMLKKESKQNSFRKTQMEKKINDVEQMANEMTKQKTEFLQYKENEKKTKETLLILNKENEAMREGMKRLEEENETAKSTISILRKDLDHLTLSNSQILVENTKLTNDNIRLEQEMRKMETRYDVTVRSLHDKFSKENLQYWQSTNYYTLGGRSKSSCSPDLGIESDAAVTTIRPLKDTLKITESMTNLLSDEDSGNGNHRARDTNSESPLPIEGLDEVETLKQENEALKRRLMKTRRALEDTFEHLSASNKNKKNVEKAIIKQLMITRNVLKKTRTFDEPSDN; encoded by the exons ATGCTTCTCGGCGGTTGTAGATATTCGACCCAAAATCAAAATGTGCCGTCCACGAGGAGTAGCACCTGGGGTTCTTACAGTCGAAA CACCAATAATATGCCGTTGCAAGACATCACAATGAGTCAAACTATGCCATTGACAAATG GTGGAAACACAAAAGCATATggtgaaaatttttctgaggACAAAACCGGTGCGACGATGGCGCGATCGGGAAGTtgcggaggaggaggaggtggCGGTGGTGGAGTGGGTTATGGCAGAACTATGAAAGAATACGAGGATGAGCTGAGCAActtgaaaaaggaaaattttcaaCTAAAATTACGAATCTATTTtctggaagaaaaaaatccgGGAAGAAGTGGCATCAGTTCCTCCGATGAAGATATAATCAAGACGAACGTGGAATTAaag GACGAGTTGGAAAAATTAAGGAAGGAATTGAAGGAGAAACAAGTTCTTCTCAATCAGGCAGCCACAGCTTTCAAGTTATATGAAGAACAAAAAGCAAAGACTCAAGATCAATATCAACAATTACTTGAAACAGAGCGGGAAAAAGTAGCAAAACTCGAAAaag AGTTAGCGGAGCAGCGTGAAGGAGAGTTAGATGCATCCGCGTATTACACAGGAACATTCGGTACCACTCCAGAACAGGCGTTgaaaaatgcagaaaaattGCGACAGATGGAAGAATTAGTGGCTTCTCTTGAAACAGAG GTGAAACAGACAACTGTCACTTTAGAAGAAGAACGTTACTGGGCGGAGGAACTTGAGAACGAGAGGGACCAATTCAGACAGCAGTTGGATATGCAAACGCAACTCCGAGAGAAGCAGGACTGTGAGCGAATGCGAAGCATTGAGAAACTTCGTGAAGAAGTAAAGGAGTTAAAGGAAGAATTACTTAAGAAGGACTCCATTGTACAACAGTACAAAGACGATCTCAGTGAACGGGACAGGTTGCTGAAGCAGAAGAATACCATACTGGAGGAAAAATGTCGAATGTACGAAGAACTTAACCAAGTGtccgagaaaagaaaaaagcagATCGTTCAATTGAGGACATCTGTGAAAACGCGTGATGACGCCCTTGCAGAAATCAATAATAAGCATCGTACATTGTTATCGCAG TGCGAAAATTATGGTAAGCGTTCGCCGCCTAATAGTCCTTCGACTACACTATCTGCCGAATATTTACCGTTGTTTGTGGGGCAAAATACAACTAAATATGATGCTTTTGATCGCGAATTGaattcaaaagaaaatacaatatgtTTGAGTTCATCTTTAGGCAGAGATGGCAAAGAGGTCAGACAGTTAATCAAG GAATTGGAAGAGCGggataatgaattaaaacGGCAGGAAGAGATCAGAAaacaattgatattaaaattgtgcAATGCTCAGAAGCAGATAGAAAATTCAgagcaaaaattgaaaaaagtagAAGGCGAGCAAGAAAAAGCCCTTAAAGCGATACAAGGCTTTGTTCAACGCGAACAACAAATCCAAGATATATATTCTCGTAAAGAACAACAAATTCTGGAACTGGAAACAGAATtgcgtaaaagaaaaaacaatcaTGATCTTGTTTCATTGAAGGACCTCGGCATCAAGAATGTGGACAACTCTGAAAATGATTCCTGTGAACAG CAACGTTTCGAAGAAATGGAAAGCAAGATCAACGACCTACGGGAGCAAATCGAAACAATAAAAGCTGAGAAGAGTCTGTTGGAGAAACGGACGCAAGTTGAGTCTGAG GAACTTCAAGAACGTCTTCACGATAAAGAGCAAAGAATCGAGTTTCTGGAGACAGAGAAACAGATTATTACAGAAAAGTTGAAGGATAAAATCGCCGAGCTTGACAAGCTGAAGCACACCGAGACGAACAGTGTTAATGAAGTTACTACTACCGATCATCACAATGATACTCCACGAAGAGATGAATTGCTCGAGCAACTGAATCAACGAAATCTAGAAATCGAGgagaaaaatcgtaaaatcgAGCAACTGACGAAGGAGCTGCAGGTGACGACTCAGAATCTCCAGAAGCTGGTCAACACAGAGCTCTGGAgtaagaataaagaaattgcCAAGCTGCACAATCATATGACAGCATCATATGGCCACGACAAGAGTCGTAATAAATCCGAAACCGTCCAGGAAGCCGATAATTCACAGCTGACAAATCTGATTCGCGAGTTGAATGAGATCGGTGTTAAAGTGAATTTTGCGGATGAAACTGTTCAACTTAGTTACATTAACGGGAATGAAACGGTGAATGTGAAGACGTTAGATAAATACGTTCAGAGATTGACAAGTCAGCGAAATGAACTGGAGAAGGAAGTGGACTATCTGAAGTGGCTGAAACTCGTAGCGAAGCCTGATATCGCTGCGGAAATCGACGGTTGCGGCAACGAGACGGAACGGGCGAAAAAATACTGCGAGCTGCTGCGTACGCATCTAAAGGACTTGGTGAAATTCATGAAAGAGATGCTGCAGAGCGCTGATCGCGCAGACACCGTTGGTAACGAGCACAAGAAGATTGTGCTGGATGTTTTGCTCAGCTCTAAGATACTATCGAACGATTTCGTGCGTGCTCTTGAAGGCATGACCGTGCAGGATAGTGTGGTCGCGAACGATAGAACGGATGGTTCCGTGAGAAGGAGTCGGTCTGAAAACATCGCGGAGATGGCGAAGAATCAGGCATCGCAGTCGGATTCTGAGACGTTTTCCGAACCCGACCGAACCGTCTCCATGGCTAGAATCGGCCTGCAGGAAATGCAGTACAAAAATCCGAGCCGTTCcagatttacaaaatatacgaAGGCCTACAGCGATTCCGAAGACTCCGCAGACTATGTGCCTTACTATAAGACTTATCAGAATGATTTGAATGATTTGGACACGAGCTACCAAATACAAGAGctgaaagaaacaaataacatGCTGTATTCTGAGCTTAGCGCCCTAAGGAATGATCTGGTTACAAAAGTCTCTTTCGATTGT gcaattgatgaaaaattaacTCTATTCATTGCAAAATTGGAGAAGTCCCAAAGGTTCTGTGAAAAGTTACAAGCTTCCTTGGAAAAGAGAATACACGAATTTCACATGTTAAAAAAGGAGAGCAAACAGAATAGCTTTCGCAAAACGCAAATGGAGAAAAAGATCAATGACGTTGAACAAATGGCAAACGAAATGACAAAACAGAAAActgaatttttacaatataaagaaaacgAGAAGAAGACCAAGGAAACTCTATTAATTCTCAACAAGGAGAATGAAGCG atgCGAGAAGGAATGAAACGACTGGAAGAAGAAAACGAAACTGCCAAATCAACCATATCTATCTTGAGGAAAGATCTGGATCATCTCACTCTTTCGAATAGTCAGATACTCGTGGAGAATACCAAGTTGACAAACGACAATATAAGACTTGAACAAGAAATGAGGAAAATGGAGACTCGATACGACGTGACTGTTCGTTCGTTGCATGATAAATTCAGCAAAGAG aactTACAGTATTGGCAGTCGACAAATTATTACACGCTTGGAGGGCGTAGTAAGTCCAGTTGTTCGCCAGATTTAGGAATAGAAAGTGACGCCGCCGTTACTACAATAAGGCCTTTGAAAGACACATTAAAGATCACAGAATCTATGACTAACTTATTAAGTGATGAAGATAGTGGAAATGGTAATCATAGAGCTCGAGATACAAATAGTGAAAGTCCATTACCAATAGAAG gtcTTGATGAAGTAGAAACTTTGAAACAAGAGAATGAAGCATTAAAACGAAGACTGATGAAAACTAGAAGAGCGCTAGAGGACACGTTTGAGCATCTATCAGCttcaaataagaataaaaaaaacgttgAAAAAGCGATAATAAAGCAACTTATGATTACTAGAAATGTCCTAAAAAAAACGCGGACATTCGATGAACCTTCGGACAATTAA